The Ptychodera flava strain L36383 chromosome 3, AS_Pfla_20210202, whole genome shotgun sequence region ttcattCAAGCACATGAATGCTCTTGTCCATGATTTTTTATATTTAGGGTGGTCGACAAAATACAAGCAATTTCACTTTGCACATGTAATATCATCCTTGTCTGttctttatcatttttattcaaaggCCAAGAAGCTGAACAGACCAATGGATCGTTGATACAATAACATTCAATGTGAAGTTTCAGAACAAGATCAGAAAACATTTAGGATGGCATGAAAACAACTTTGGATAGTGGGAACAATCAAATGCAGACCTTTAAGGTGTGTTCTGTTGGGTTTTTCacggtgaacccccccccccttccagtATAAAATAAAGAGTTTGCAAACTTGACATCAGAGAACTGCTTCTTGTGCTGTCTTGTTGCTTCTTGTGCTGTCTTGTTCCCTATGTTGAAGTAAGATGTTTCTTAACATGGCAATTCTATCTACTAcagtttattacaaaatgattCTGAACTGAGAACATTTATAATGGATGGAAGTATTGGGAAGGCTACTATGTACATTGTCCCATGAACTCTGCTGGAAGCTGACCTCTGTCTTAGTTTAGAAGCAGGATAATTTTGATCATACAAAGTACAAAATGTCGGATGTGGCTAGGCTGCATCAGTGTTGTCAATTCCTGGTATTGCAACTTTTTCATGCATCGAGACTTGATTATATAGGCATCATGAATGCTAATTTTTAAGAACATACATACTTATTGTCAAGAAGTATGTATATATGCtaattaatatatgtaaattttacaaaccaattttacctgcttatatatatgctaattaatatatgtaaattttacggCTTCTATGCCGCTGAAAGCCGCACCTTATTTTTTGTGGCAAATCGTCTGCAATCACAGCGGCCTGTATGCTGCAAACTGTGCCAGAACAGATCTTtacatgataaaatatgaataaccaGGTTATAAGCCACAAACATTTGCGGCTTGGTGTTCCAAACTATTGCGGGTTAGCAAGCGCAACTGTGTGCCAGGAGCCATATTTTTCCGTAAGGGAGCTGCATGTGTGTTGAGTAGTCCACGACTTAATTTACGCGTACAAAATGTGATTGTGCACGATACGTTGTAAAACTAATTACTTTCCATTCTGACACAGTTAACTtttgtaaaaggaaaaaaaacacttttctcTTTTTCCTGAGAAAAGATCCTGAAAGTTTGATCGAACTTCAAGACTTTTAATGTTGGTGCCTCTGCCATTGCTGTCGCACGAGAAAGAAATCACGTAAATTGGACACGAAATTGGCATTGAAATATGTAGAATCATACAACACAGTTAACCTAGCTCTGTCTTTGACTCCACTCTGCCAATGCAATGACGTGAATTTTGGAATTTACAAGTAAAATCAGCTCAATCTGcaatctttgaaaaatttcataaatcaTGAAATCGTCCGAATTGGAAAGGTTGTATTCACCAACAAATTACCGGTTACTACACTTTGGCAATTTCAACAACTATTAAACATTTGTCACAAATGAGGGAATGCCTTCATATGTTTACAATTGACTTAAAACAGAAATAACACTTACAACTTTCTCGATCTGGACTTTGTGAACGTTGAGAAGTCAAAACATTGCCTCCTGAGGTGGATGGTTGACCGTAGAGACTTTCTTGATTTTCTGATTCTTTGAACAAAAGAAGTGAAATTGAAAGGCGGTGAGAcattgaaaaatttgcaaatatcaaGAAAGGTATAATTTGAATGACGAATATGTAGCTTTTTAGTCACGCAGTTTCAGTGAACTGAATATAGAACTTGAAGTGTACGCTTGATGTAACCGTGGCGGCCTTCATTTCGGATGGAGCAGTCTTCCTTCATAAATCCGCCAAGTCACACTTCGTAAACGTTAACCGAATTTTCTGATCGTGATATCCGGATGTCCCAGTCAAATACATGATAAGCAGTTCTGCAATCATTAAGCTTCTTGTATTTTCTGTTTACAGTAAAGCCTCTTACCTCCAGGCAAATGTTCGGGATCTGGCCTCCAAGTGTCGTGTGTTGTACTGTCGCCTGTTTTAGATGTTCTCCCATCCCCCTAAGAACTCTGAGTTTGTGTTCTTCATCTCTTCCATTACTGTAGTTTTCATCATCTCTCTCATCTTTTTTGCAATCTTCATATACAACGCGTAATGTTCAATGATATGTATTATCTTTGCCTTTAACGCCTCTGGGCCTTTACGCATTTCAACGACTACGTTTTCGCGgtaacatttaaaatatttcttgatgaaGTAGTCTCCTTCCGACGCAGTAGGGAGCACTATTGGTTTCCCACTGGCTATCGTTGCAACGATTACACTCAGCGAATTGATCGAAGCCGGTGGAATAATGACGAGATGTGCGTGCAGCAGTACCTTTCCAAATGAATTATTTTGGAGTCCTTTAATTATCACTATGAGATTCGAGTATGGGTCTAAACGTGCCATTATTTCTTTGTCGTCATGTTTATTCATACACAGGATTTCCCACTTCGGAGGTTCACTATCCCGGTTTTCATACCTTTCAGCCACGATATTTATGGCTCTGGGAACGACAGCGAGATGATTCAACGCTGATATTGCATTCTCTTCAAAGGGAGTCATAATTCGAAAGTTGTGACTTTCGGGAGGGTTTCTAGGGACAGGCATATCGAAGTAATCTTCATCTGGCAGTGGTACAAGTTGCAGATGCTTGGTTGATGGATTGTGaattgtatgtttaaaattatcaaatgtttttGGACCAATAGACAGCACCACGAATGCACTCTGGTTCTGTTCATAGAGGCAATCACGTCTGTAATCAAACTCTTCCTTGTCATATGGAAACATCTCGTGTGTCAGTTCTTCTTGATTCCATACATTGACATGTATGTATTCTGCATTGGGAAGTACGTTGTCTTTTATGTGAACAGCTACGGATGAAGATACGATGCCGAATCCGAAAATGAACTTCAAGTTGGGAATATCCTTCAGATGAGGATAGAAGGTTGTATGCGTCGAAAGCCAAAAGTAGCTTGGTTTCTCCTTCTTAAAGAGAGCATTTCTCTTTGGTAAAACTAACGTAACTCCCAGTCGTTCTGCCTCCTTCTCTGTTGTGCCATTTGCATCTAAAACTGTACAATGAATGGTGAGTCCAGACGATTTCAACTGGTCAAGTAGTTGGTAAAGTGCAGCTGCAATGCCGCCATGGATCGGTGAACCCCATCTCTCTAACAAAATAAGCGCCGTCGGTGAGTTCACGTCAACATCCGATTTCTGAAAATGATAATTTATCCGTCATGTAAAACTAAACATATAGTTACAATTTGTGAGTTCTCGGGCTCATAAAACACACAGGAAGACCTGTACACGGACTAAACGTTGTGTCGAGGAGTGATTAGCGTATTGCGAGCATAGTGACCATATTTATCAGTAAAATTGGTATATTACAAAATTTTCGCGGATCGAAAATTCTTGACagaaagaaaatcatttgaTCACTTAAACATGATGTGTCATCCCTCAAAGATTAACTTCACTTCAGTTTAATCACACTTACCGGAATATTTTGTATCACATCCCCATCCTTTTTTCTATTactatcatcatcgtcatcatcgtcggcGTCATTATCAACAGCTCTACTTCCGCTGGTGATGACTCCCGCCATAGTGTAAAATCATCTATCGTGGAATGCTGCAGAATATGCAGGATGTCGCCTGCACAAAGTAAGTCCGCCTTCAGTTGGTAAGTCACGTGATATATCACATATTAGGAAACGCGTTTCAGTTAACTGTTGAAAGTGTAAATAAAGACGGCAACTTTATTTTTTGCGGCCAAATTTACAGAGCGTGTTCGATGACCCAATAATTGATGCTGACAACAATCGTCATTGTCAATTTTTCCGAGTAATTATGAAATGGCGAAATAGAGCTAGGCGAGAGGCGAGAAAGCGGCCAATCAACTCATTCATATTTCGTTAGTCTTACCCATATCCTCTTGAAATAAACTATGCtgttacaatgatgaatgtgtcatttatgatgatgatgatgatgatgatgatgatgatgatgatgatgatgatgatgattattattatattagtATTTACGTTCCAGCACCAGTGTGAAACAGATTTCATTTTGTACTTCAATGTCGGTTTACTGTCACACGCATGGCGGATATCTTGGTGACGGCTGGAtttttcttgaatttcaaagcGACAGAAGAATATTCGTTTCACTCATGATGCTGGAAACGACAAGGCTGAGAAAGAGGTTTTCAACAATCACACATAATTTGTGACAGTTACGTTTTACGCTATCGCTGAAGCATTACTTTTGAcagatgacaaaattatgtctCATTGCTCTAAACTCACCTGACAAGTTTACACAACCTGTTAAGAATACACGTTTAAATGTCGATATCACACAGCCTAAGAAGAATTCACCATTGTTCTCCTCTACTGGACGGTCCAACCAGCCTGTCggatcaaaataaaatattgacatcattgatggctatttcgtatagttACATAACTTTTTTTCACAGTAATCGCTGTACACTTATGACTTTGTAGTtattacattttatatttttgtcgtCAAAAAACATTAAGTTTGGTACatgtaacatacatacatagaaacatacatacatatatagatacatacatagatatatacatacatactaagatatatatatatatatatatat contains the following coding sequences:
- the LOC139126995 gene encoding uncharacterized protein, whose product is MAGVITSGSRAVDNDADDDDDDDSNRKKDGDVIQNIPKSDVDVNSPTALILLERWGSPIHGGIAAALYQLLDQLKSSGLTIHCTVLDANGTTEKEAERLGVTLVLPKRNALFKKEKPSYFWLSTHTTFYPHLKDIPNLKFIFGFGIVSSSVAVHIKDNVLPNAEYIHVNVWNQEELTHEMFPYDKEEFDYRRDCLYEQNQSAFVVLSIGPKTFDNFKHTIHNPSTKHLQLVPLPDEDYFDMPVPRNPPESHNFRIMTPFEENAISALNHLAVVPRAINIVAERYENRDSEPPKWEILCMNKHDDKEIMARLDPYSNLIVIIKGLQNNSFGKVLLHAHLVIIPPASINSLSVIVATIASGKPIVLPTASEGDYFIKKYFKCYRENVVVEMRKGPEALKAKIIHIIEHYALYMKIAKKMREMMKTTVMEEMKNTNSEFLGGWENI